The DNA sequence TCTCAAAAGTTTACAAAGATTAATTCCATACCATTACTTGATAAATTAGCAAAATGATTGACTAATtgcatttataaaattattttaaaatatattagagAACTCATAATTTCAACCCTTTTACACAATACCTAAAACgctattttatcattttctttgCTTAATTCATTTTTCTATTGATTTTGTACAAGCAATGAACTTAACTGTAGTATACAATTATAAATGCAAGTCAAACTGGTCCAACTTTAATCATTCATTAAAAACCACCCTCTTTTTCGAGCGTGCCAATCATATCACAACACGTTTGcaattaattagtttataatttattttatttgagaataTCTCGAAAATTTATCCAAGAAATTAACAAAGGGGAAaggaaggaaaacaaaaaaaaaaaaaaatgaaaactggtCCGGTAGACTAACACCATTAAAAAAATGAGGAGTAAATTCAGGGAACTAGAGgataaatttgtaatttcaCTTGTCTAAAGAGAGACTGTGGAGTCCAGACAAGAAAATCTGAAAATAGGAGTTTCCTACAGTCTCTTTTTGTCCTCCATTAATGGAGGGAAGTTTGTAAAATCTCTCAcatcaaagtttaaaaaaaaaaaaaaaaaagctataacCTTCTACTTCTGGCGCCATTTGCAGCTTTCCTTTCGTTCAAACTTCCTCTATTCCATTTCTCAATCCCACACcacactctttctctctctctttctgtgtAATATTTTTCTTCCATAGTCTGGTatggaagaaaaggaaagcacGGTTTCCGGGTCAGCAGGAAACTCGGAGACGGCGTCACCACCAGCTCCGACGAACATGGCACTGACCATGAGCTCGGAGGGAGGTTTGGGCTTGACAGCGACAGCGACGGCCACAATAACACCAAGCAGTGGTGGCGGTGTTAGTGGTGGAGGAGGAGGAACACAAGGTAGCGTTGACTTGTCAGGGAGGAAGAAGCGAGGGAGGCCAAGAAAGTACGACGCCGATGGGAACCTGAGGTTGGCGGCGTATACGGCGGGAGTGACGGTGACACCTCCACCACCGGGCTTCTCTTTGTCTCCTTCTCCTTCCGAGTTTTCTTCCAAAAGGGGAAGAGGTAGGCCTCCTGGCTCCGGAAACTGGCAGCTTCTTGCTTCTTTAGGTAATTACTACTCTCCCGACTCGGTGACgtgctttcttgtttttctttttcccttcggTTGTACGGGACTGCTTGTTTGCCTAGAAAATGTAGGAAAATAAGAAAGATTTTAGGATTTCGTGGTGGGTGGTCTGTCCTAATTATCAGGCCattttattgtcttttttttttttttttttttggtgtacaAACCTCAATTTACCCACCAAGAAAAAAAacgttcctttttctttttctttttctttcactttttaacaatttagaccccaaaattttctctctttcttccaCAGTCTCACCAACCAAACAAACTGATCATTTCATAATCCAAGTTTCTTGTTCAGTCAATTGGAAAATCATTATAACTCACAGTGGGTTTGGGATCTAAAATTTCCACTTAGATAAACGGAACTGGTATGTTggagttaaaaataaaatttggggaataaacaaaaaaacaaaaaaaaacaaaaaggttagAAATTTAGGGTTCAATATATTATGTGTTGCATGGTTTGGTTTTGAGTGTGTGAAGCATATGAAATTAGACTTGTTGGGATTACAACAGATGCTGTAAATCTAACATTTGGAATGTGATCTGCGAAGGTGAGCTGTTTGCAAACACTGCTGGTGGGGACTTCACGCCGCATGTGGTTACTGTTAATACTGGCGAGgtaatgtgaaaaaaaagtaaaatcagCTATAGTAAGTACATCATTGTCCACCTCATGTTGTAATAGATAAGTTGACTAGTCCGTAATCTGTACTAGTGAGATTTTTGCCCCCAGATCCGGagtgtcttttcttttttacatggcaaaatttcatatttttcacATGCAGGATGTTGCAGGGAAAATTCTTTCATTTGCTCAAAAGGGTCCCAGAGGAATTTGCATTCTCTCTGCCAATGGAGCTGTTTCTAACGTCACTATTCGCCAACCCGGTTCTTCTGGTGGTATTTTGACATACGAGGCAAGTTATCTAATTAATGTTCTTTCTTTGTATATaccatttgcaattttttttttttttaattccttttgaaCTGCATGTAGTCTAATAAAAAACCAATCGAAGAATATGTTCATGCCCTTTAGCACATCCTAGACAATGTTGTTTAATCAGTTAGTTCGCTTTTTGGCTTACTAGAAAGCAGATTgttctcctcctgtctctcgcCCATGTGTTCTCCCCGGAAAGCTGTCCTTTCTCTCTGTCCTTTTACTGCTTATtccaatttctttctctaagaGTGATGAAGATAATTTATAGGTTCTTTTAGGAGTATTTACTGCTGGATTTTTGAGGACCTAGTAGCCTATAAGAAAGTTGATCTTAAAAAATAAGGCATTTGAAGGTTGTTTAGCGGCCAGAGAAGTTATTTTGATTCCTATCTCAATATTACAGAAAGTTATCAAATTAGTGAAGTAGATATGGCTAAATTTCTTGCAGGGCCGCTTTGAGATATTATCATTATCTGGGTCTTTTACAGTCAATGACAATGGTGGTGTTAGAAGTCGAACCGGTGGCCTCAGTGTCTCATTGGCTGGTCCTGATGGACGTGTAGTAGGTGGTGGCATTGCTGGTTTGCTAACAGCTGCAAGTCCTATCCAAGTAAGAGTTTTTCctattcaaattttgaattgCTACGGAAAACCTGCAACTCTTATTTGGCTCAACTCTACTCGAAGTTTCATTCAATAATTTCTGGTAGAAGCTTTGTCTCGAATTACTGTTACTAAACAAAAACTCTCGCTGCTAACAAGACCATAATTATGGTATTTACTAAAAAGACAGTTAATATGGTGAAAGTGTTACTGTATATTCACGGAGATCATTCTATTCAAAATACACAGTTGAACttctcaccaaaaaaaataaaaaataaaaaataaaaaatacatagttGGACTGCAAAGCAACTATAAAGATGTCTTCTTTTGGTCTTGTGAGAAATGCTAGCTAGAAAAGTTCCTGTTTTTTTAGATTCAAACCTTGAATTTGTCTCTTTGAAGATACCATTATCAAAGtcattttgaattatttgaatCACAATACCATCTAGCCACTTTGTTAAAAAAAGACAAACCGTGGAgtcttttaagaaataaataaaacacaaaataataatttaggtACTATTCAAACCCCCTTGTAAGCTATGTTTATGTTGCTTGTTTTGGCAGATTGTGGTTGGAAGCTTCATGCCAAATGGTTACAAGGTACATAAAAGGAAGCACCACCGTGAACATACTGTGGCTTCTCCGACCTCAGGTGTCCGAGAAACAGTGACAGCAGCAAGACCAATCTCCCAAGCAAAACCTGATGGTGAGCCGGGAGGTTTCACCACTACTACACCTGCATTACCAGCACAAAGCCAGGGAGAAGCAGAAAACAGCACAAGTACTGATAAAGACAACCCGGTTGCTTCTGCATCAATTAGTTCAGGTTGGAATGGCTCAGATTCCAAATTAGAGCACGGACCATCCCCTGACATCAATATATCTGTGCCTGGTGAATAAATAATAAGGTATGTTGTTGAATGACCCCTTATATGcacatgttattattattattatttaatgagGATTAGACCTATAAATTGATTTTGTCACTTGTGTTGTGTCGGAAATCTAAAGCATGTTCTTACTTGGTGAATAATTTTCTCAGGTTGATTGGAGGCTGACATGACCTTGATAACTCGGAGCTAAAACAAAAGTAAAGTTAATTTGGAAGTACGGTTGCAATACTGATATTTATtgacaaactctttttttttttttttttaaaacaattttctcTGATTGTACGGAATCATCAACAGTTGCAGCCTCAAATTTTAGTTGGTGGACATGCTATGgattattttaattgatatcAATACAATTCTCATTTTGACTTACCAttcattttctttatctttGCCATTAATAACTGTTCCAATGTTGcttttctctatatatatgaCCATATCTTAGTTCttacaaaaaataagaaagcacTCTACATCAATTAAGAGGAgtattagggtttttttttttttttttttttttgggggggggtaaAAATGACTAGAATATTACTGACAATTCAGCAACCAACCAGCAAAATTACATATCATTAGAAAACTCATAACTACAGAATTGAACATGCTTATGAAAACCATATGTTATTTGAGATAACATTAAAATGCCTTGAATTAACATAATTCGAAGAAGACATGGAAATTCCTAAACTTAAATTATCAACCAGTTTCATCTCCACATATTTTCTGCTTTTGAAAAGATGGCGAAGAACTTTCGAATAAAAAGCGTCAATCAGGATGATTGGGACTTGTTGCAGGCTGCCCAGATGGGTGttcttttaatatatgttcGAACACCATCAGCAGCCGCTAACCCATCAAGTATAAGACCAGCTCTCCTTTAGGatctaattaaaatatcaaggCGCTTATAAATTGacaacaattaaaattagatgaaTGATCAGTACAAATTGGAGGTAATTGGTTCTTATCTAAGACCTTATCACTATGATCTCCTGCATTGTATGTCTCTGGGAAAGTGGCAGTGTTTGGCTGTAAAGATTCAATACTTTCAAAACTAAGAAAAGTTCAAACAGGATTCAACTTATGATACTATATATTATTCAAACAGGATTCAACTTATaatactatatattattatcactTTGTTATTATTAGAAGGAGAATAAGAGGTTAGTATTTCAGGATTGAGTAGGAACTGAGATGGTTTATCATCAATAACAACGGTATGGATGCTGAATAATGCATTTCTCTcttttaaaatgtattaaaaagaTCCTTATCAATGCATTTTCTTTGGTCctatgaattatatatacagCCAACTgcaaaaaaagaagttaaataaGAGAGTAATCAATTTTCCTTGCATTCTGATATTTTAAGCCGcatagatatataaaaatgtgAATGGACTACGTCCTTTTGTCTTTACATATATACCCAAATCAACAGTAGTTTACTTCTCATTTCGCCGAGTGCTGAATCCAAAACACCATCCACGTTGCGCCTAATGACCATCGAACCAAACAAATTATGAGCAAAaggatgaaaattttcaaatgattGATGAAAACAACGACCGGGAGATTTTCTTGaagaaaaaacataatttcgaagatatataatattatataatgcataagcatgcatattttaattaattatatatgtatatatatataaatatatattgactcCATCGAAGTAGACCATCTTGCCACTTCAAATCTTTCGAAGCAGAACTGCATAAACTGATCAATGAAGGACCTCTTGTAAACTGCCAAATCAAAATAACAGAcaaatgatatgtatatatgaatataaagaATTATTGTGGTaaccttaaaaaaattcaacaacaGAAAACTCTTACAAATCGTAGTGTGAAAGTTTGAACCTAAATGCTTCCTATATCTAAGATGGCGACCGCGATTAATTGGGATTTCATCCTTGTTGGCGGTGTGAAATCTCATTACTAGTAAACCATCTTTACCTTGGTCCAAGGTTAAGTTTCTCCAAGAAAATACCAGAGTCAGTTTCTGAGTCTCTATGATTACTATCACCATTTTCTGAGTCTCTATGATTACTATCACTATCACTTTTATCGCTACAAGTAAGTTTAACTTTAAGCTTAAGGCTCTTCCTATTCCTAGCCATATTTTGCAAAGATAATGAAATTGCTTGTTATTCAACAATCACACGGATTGTAAGTTTACACACCACATACGGGCCTGAAGTTTTTTGTAATTTGCTAGCCATTTCAAATTCTGAAATTAAATGAAAGAGGGTTGAGTTCCACAAGTTCCTATCCCAGAAAACGAACCATTTTATGCTCCATTTGTGTCATTTATGCTTTTTGCCACACGTACTTAACTTACTTACGTAGGTGGTTTTGTCAACAAACTATTATTCTGAAAATGGAACTAGAATTCATGTTTCCCAATACTTGGTCTTGCTTGTCAACCTGGTTGAGTAATAAAAATCATATGTTTCTCTTTCCTCTGCGTAGCATTCAATGCGACATTGtacctcttttattttttagtacgTAATAGTAGCTTATAAGAAAGTTAATCCCAATAAACCAGTAGCTACTTTTATTCCTTCAGTGACAGAAATGTCACAAAACAGAAAAGGTTTCgaggaaaagagaataattaTTGATTACCACTGGTAGTTCattgaatttcttttaatatCACTATAATCAAAGCTTTAAAATTTTCTTGCCAGGCCACTTCAATGTCCCACTTTGCAGTCAGCCTGACACTAGCGGTTTAGAAAATTGGAATGGTGGATCAGGATCTGTTACATTATTTGATGCTTATGGTCGTATAATAGGCTAAGGAAATTGGAATAGCAGATTCACTAACAGTCACAATGTTCACACTTGCAAGACATGTGGTCGTATAATAGGCTAAGGAAATTGGAAGAGCAGATTCACTAACAATTACAATGTTCACACTTGCAAGACAGGTTTTATATTGCTTGTTGCAAAATGAAACGGAAAGAAAACTTATCAAGCCAAAAAATTAGACAACATAATaaacatcaaaattttttacccAAATAAGAGAAACAACCATCAACTTAAGCATTTGTAACATTTAACAGTTAAGGATGCatacatttttttcatttgaatgCTAACGCTgagaacaaaataaattctgaagaCAAAAACCATACTATACTAAATGCTGAAGACAAAAACCACactaaatcataatttattaacatGTGTTCTGCATAATTCAACTTTCCCAATCAATCAAACATTTTAATCATCAAAATTCCTTCCTCTTCCAAAACGTCGAAGAACATTGGAATAAAATTCCCAATCAGGATGTTGAGGAGTGATAGCAGGCTGTCCAAAATTGTTTTCCTTAACATAAGCTTGAACATCATCAGCAACCGATAGGCGATCCAAGTATGAACACAGCTCTCCTTTCGGATCTATAGCCAAGTAACAGTTCCAGCTACATTAATAAATAACAAGAAGATAAACTGCCAAGTACAAAATAACTCAAAAGCATTAATGATCTTATTACCTAAGGCATCATGATTCCCATCTTCTGCATTGTATGACAATGGGAAAATTGAAGTGTCAGGCTGCAACCAAGaatcaaataaataaccaatcaaaaaatttttaccaaattattttgttaaataacTATTGGAAGAAATATCAATAATAGGGGGTGTTATAATTACAGTATTGAGCAGTGCTCTGTAAGGTTCTTCATCTATTAAGAGGGTATCTGAAGCAGAATAATGGGCACCCCTCCTTTGATTAATTTTCTTCAAGTAGTTCCAAACTTCATTCAATTCTTTAAGAAACAAAGGCTTTCTTTTATTATCCAAACACTTAATCCCAGTATCAGTGCAGTGGGTTTGGTCCTGagtaataacataaaaaataaagaattataagAAACCATatcataacaaaaaaataaagaaaaaattacataGAAAACAACTATGTATGTGATTTGTCATTTCATTGATGTTCTATGTAACTTGTTACTAAAATACTTACCCCAACAAATAGCTGCTTGCTTCTCATAATTCTACCCGATCCGAATGCACAATCCATGACTCCATCAACATTGTgcctatttaataaataattcaaaagcagatgaatggaaaaatatttaagtaaaacATCAAcataaccaaagaaaaaacacGTAACAATATTGTATCAGATTCAAAAGACTAAAACATCAAcataaccaaagaaaaaacacGTAACAATATTGTATCAGATTCAAAggactcatttttttttttatacttactCCATTGCAGAAGACCATATTCCTACTTCAAATCTTTCCAAACAGAAAGTCATAAATTGATCAAGATAGGGTCTCTTGTAAACTACACAATCAAATGCAAAAAAGACCAATCTTTCTCAAAAAGGTAAATAtcaatttaccccaaaaaaaaaaaaaaaaaaaaaaaaaactagagcAAAATATATCTACCCAACTGATTTCCAAATCTTCCATCAGGAAGGCGAGACTTTGGCAGTTTACTCTTGTTAGCTTTGTGAGTACTGTGTATTAAAAAGCCATGCAGACTGAGAATTAGAAGTTTCTTTTTAGGTCCAAGGTTTAGTCTCTCCAATGACAGATCGAAGTCAATCTCTGGGTCTCCATGATCATAATCAGTGTCGTCATCACTTTGGCTGGAAGCAAATTTAATGCTCTTCTCAAAACTAGTCCCGGCCATACTATCAAAAGTAATGCAAAAGCGGAAAATTGCATATTCTCTATAACCATGACTTATTTGCATACACGTATATACAGAAATAAGATTTCATTGCTAGCCTTTTCCACTTCtgaaattatatgaaaaagCGGATTGAATTCCAAGGTTCATATCCGGGAAAATGAACCACTCTATTAGGCTACATTtggtcattaattaattatgctttGGAACAAGAATCGTCCCTCCCTTCTCTGTTGAATTAAACATACCTctagttttttaaataaaccaCTGCTACATTACTATCGGAACTATAGAATCGCCATCAAATTCTctgttgtattaaatatatgaataatagCCCTTTTAAAAGAAACAAAGTTTATGTTTCGCAACATGTCGGCATACAGTGGACCCGCTTAAGCTCAATCCGAGTAGAAGTCGAGCTGATATGTAGCCCAAATATTCTGGGCTGAGAGACCCAGGTTCTCTACCTGAGCCAAGAGACCCACAAATGAACAAAAGGGTTATCTCTAAGCCCATCTGCGATgcgtatttaaaaaaaataaaaaaaaataaaaaaaataactaaaatcacTTAAGACAGTTAAATTAAAACTTGTAGGCTGTGTTCATATATTGGCTGTTATGGTGGATCGTGGTGCCACAGCAGTTAATAGATACAGATACAATTCTCAAACTTTAACCTTTTCTGtcgtaattttttatttcttaatttgccATTAGCTGTTCTAATTTGGATACAAAATTTCTAAGAAATTGtctaaagcaaataaaaaaaaaaattttgaaattcccaTAAAAACATAGGAGTTAAAGTCTTCAATATCTACATTACTTACGTACTTAAAatctaaaatagaaaatatagtaAATGGTAGTGAAcccagtgttttttttttttttttttttttttttttttttgtggggggggggAGTCAAATGTAGTAAATCCAGATTGCcagtaaaatttaaattaaatactatattagtAAAGTCCCTCGCTCAATTGAGGATCTGTAAAAGACTAACTCTACacaaatattcattaaaaaaaaaaaaaactccccataaatttttaaaaaatagatatttccccaaaataaaaaataaaaaaaaattgtgacgTTCATAAAATACAAACATGATAACATAAATTCTTtacttatcaaaatattcaaagaattcAAGAAAATTTGGGCAAAGCATCAAACTAGCTCCAagctttaaaatataaaaaggataACTTTGGCTTTGCAGAAACAACAAACACATAATTGAATTTGGATACAATTTGAATGCTTAGATAGTTGAAATAccactttaaaatataaaaaggataACTTTGGGTCTCTCGCTTTGTAGACACAACAAACAAATGATTGACTTTGGATACAATTCGAATGCTAAGATAGTCGAAATACCGCTTCATAATCAAAATCATGGTCAATAATTCACAaccaaaacaaaagtcaaaagaaATGAGTCCAACATGTCGACGTAGAAGTTAAAAAGGCAAAATATAACAGCTTAAGCATTCAAATAGGTAAACTTAAATACTGAAAAACATTTGATGAGAACAAATGCTAATTTGATAACATTTGCTTTCATAACTCAATTCGCTTAATCAACCAATGACATCTTCATATAACTTTTCCTTTCCAAGACGACGAAGAACACCAGAATAAAAGCCCCAATCGGGATGGTTTCTTGAGATTGCTGGTCGTCCAAAAGGGTGTTCCTTAACATATGTTGGAACATCATCTGAAGCAGCCAGTTCCTCCAAGTACGAGGCTAGAACTCCTTCCGGATCTATTGCAAAGTCACAGAAccagtttaatattttttttttttttttaaaaaaaacatagataaaataatatgttcGAAATGAAAACATGCATATATTAGTTCATGTTCCTACCCAATGCATCATCATTAATATCTTCCGGATCGTAAAATTCCGGGAAAATTGATGTGTTAGGCTGCAACAAAAACTAGTACTTGAtgaggaaattaatttatttataaaaatataaaattagcaTAAAAAAGAGCAACCATAGAAAATATTTACAGGATTAAGTATCGCTTTGCATGGTTCATTATCAATAAAGAGGGTATTTGAAGCTGAATAATTGCCACCTCTCTTTGGAAACTTCTCCAAGTAATCCCAGACTTTATTCAGGTCTTTGATAAAAAGTGGCCTTTCTTTGTTATCCAAACACTTAAACCCAGTATCAGtacattggctttggtcctaaTAAGCACATAGTAAATTACATAACAAAAGGTTAATATATAACGAGCAAATAATAAAAACGTACAAAACCAATGTTGATCTACAACGTAGGCTTCAATATAGTTTAGTAAACATATCATTAactatttcattttcattttcctttaccaaaaaaggaaaaactaattCATTTTCGTTACAATtttatggaagatgttttcagGAGATCGATCACGTACCCACACAAAGAGCAGTTTACTTCTTATTCCACCCATCACACTATCCAATACTCCAACATTGCgcctaaaaaatttcaaaattaaatagtaCAGACATgaaacattttatatattactaACTTAAAGCTGTTAAAATCAAaaggaaaagttttgaaaagcaCAAACAGTATTAGAATGCATCATATACAGACAGCTTTAGAACGCATTATATTAAATACTACTTACTCCATGGCAGAAGACCATATTcccacttcaaatctctctaAGC is a window from the Ziziphus jujuba cultivar Dongzao chromosome 11, ASM3175591v1 genome containing:
- the LOC107432136 gene encoding AT-hook motif nuclear-localized protein 7, with amino-acid sequence MEEKESTVSGSAGNSETASPPAPTNMALTMSSEGGLGLTATATATITPSSGGGVSGGGGGTQGSVDLSGRKKRGRPRKYDADGNLRLAAYTAGVTVTPPPPGFSLSPSPSEFSSKRGRGRPPGSGNWQLLASLGELFANTAGGDFTPHVVTVNTGEDVAGKILSFAQKGPRGICILSANGAVSNVTIRQPGSSGGILTYEGRFEILSLSGSFTVNDNGGVRSRTGGLSVSLAGPDGRVVGGGIAGLLTAASPIQIVVGSFMPNGYKVHKRKHHREHTVASPTSGVRETVTAARPISQAKPDGEPGGFTTTTPALPAQSQGEAENSTSTDKDNPVASASISSGWNGSDSKLEHGPSPDINISVPGE
- the LOC107432129 gene encoding uncharacterized protein LOC107432129 yields the protein MAEKKSIKMALSNTEDFGNDEEDSGNEFGHSLEKLNLGSKKKLLVLDLNGVLVARRYILDKAKIPKSRTPDRTYGSHLVYERPFCDEFMKFCLERFEVGIWSSAMERNVGVLDSVMGGIRSKLLFVWDQSQCTDTGFKCLDNKERPLFIKDLNKVWDYLEKFPKRGGNYSASNTLFIDNEPCKAILNPPNTSIFPEFYDPEDINDDALDPEGVLASYLEELAASDDVPTYVKEHPFGRPAISRNHPDWGFYSGVLRRLGKEKLYEDVIG